A stretch of DNA from bacterium:
ATGTCGACCCGTCGCGAATGAGCCGGCTCGTGGCCAAGATGGTTGACAATCGCCTTCTGCGCCGACGGCGCAGCCGCTCAGACCGCCGCGTGGTTTTCTTGACCCTCTCTTACCGGGGATCGAAGCTAGCAGAAGAGATCTCCAATCAGATGGAGGCCCACGAAGCGGCGCTCTTGAAGGGAGTGGACAGCAGGGAACTGGCCAGCTTTCGTTCGACCACAGAAAAAATCAGGAATAACTTCCAGAAGCTCCAGCAGTCCTCCGACCAATAGAGCTTGCTCACCGGTTTCCGCGCAAATTCCCCACTGGCGACGGGGACCCTACTTGAGGTCTGCGCTATCGAATTCGGCGTAGGACTGGATGACCTTGCGGGCAGTGGCGAAGAAGCCGCTGAGCTCCTGTTCGCTCACGTCCTTCAGGAGAGCGGCTTGGTAGGAGATGATCCTGGAGTGCGCTGCGGCAATCATCTCGCCTCCGTTGTCGGTCAACACCAGATTGACGACCCTCCGGTCGGTACTCGAGCGCCGTCGCCGCAAGAGGCGCCGATTGACCAACTGCTCGACGAGACGGCTAATGCGCGAAGGGCCAAGATCCGTCCTTTCGGTGAGTTGGGTGGCGGTCCACTCGGATCGGTGGCAGAACAACTGCATCACGGCGAACTCGTCTGGACGGAGACCGAATCGCTCTATCTCGATGTTGACCGCCATTGAGATCACTTTCGTCAATGACGATACGCAGTCGCCAAAAGCAGCCGATGGATCGCCCAACATGGGCAGCTCAACCGGGTCCACCTTCTCGTCCTTCGTTTCCAGAATCATGCCACTTATCGAACAATGTCATCTGACAACAAGAGTTATAGGACAGGGTGGTAAACGTATACAAGTAGTGCCGCGATCGCGTCGACTCAAGACCAGCGCATATGCCCAGACTGAACCTCCCCGGGTATAGCGCAGGCTCTGGGTGTCCCTGGATTTCGCGCGGGCGTGATAGCGCCTGTTTGGCCAGGATGCTGTCTTGTGACCCAAGCAACCCTATCCACCCGCCGATCCGGTCAGAGGTGCCAATCTCGAGGGTCACAAGTCCACTTTCGCTCAGAGGGGCGTATTGGCGTCCCAGGGCCTTGATGACCGTCGTCCTCTCTGGACTGGGCCTACTCAGGGCTTGGTGACGTCGAGGACTTTGACGGAGACCTTGCTGGCTTGATCCGGGGTCAGATCGTCTTCCAGCAGCTCTCTCAGTTCATCGGGAGTGGCCGGGTGATTGCCGTCTGGCCTTCGACTGATCTTGTCGCCGCCCGTCCACAGGACGAGGTAGATACCGTGCCCGGAGGTTGCTGGGTCAGTGGTGTATTGCTCTATCAGCTGCTCTTGGAGAGCGCTCCAGAGGTCGCGGGGGGAGTCCTTCTTGATCTCGACAGGCACGTTGAATCCGCCGTAGCTCACTCGGATATCGGCGCGCTTGTCCGATACGTAGTGGCCTTCGCGGGCCACGTCGACTTCAGGAGGAAGGCGGGCTTGCAACATGGCAAGGAGCGCGTCTCGGCAGGCATCTTCGTGCTTCGCCGTGAGCTCCGGTTCCTCGTTCCAGAATTGGCGCCAGAGGTTGCTGTTGTTGCCCCGGATGTCATCGGCGATGCCGTCGAGGTGGTCATTCAGTAGTGCGGCCAAGTCGGATGCATTGGCGGGCAGGCCGTTTTCGAGCGTGCACTGGACTTGTTTGATGCTGGGGTGGCTGTAGGTGGTGTCGCGAAGGGCAACGTTTTGGTGTTCCCAAGCCCTCGTGAGCTGGCCTCTCCATGTCACGAGCTCGGGATCATCTACCAGGGCGGATAGCGCTTGTTTGGCCAGGATGCTGTCTTGTGACCCAAGCAGCCCTATCCAACCGCCGATCCGGTCAGAGGTGCCAATCTCGAATGTCACAAGTCCATCTTCTCTCAGGGGGGCATATAGGCGTCCCAGGATCTTGATGAAGGCCTTGAGGGTGGCCGGGTCCGGCGATGGACCCAAAAATGAGGTGTCAAAGTAGCTTTCCCCAGTGCAATCGCGGAAGAACTCAGCCAGGTACTTTGTGCGCCTCTCGCTGTCGCCGATGAACTTGAGTAGCGGTTCGAGGAGCCGATTGGGAGCGGTGATCGCGCCGACTGCCAGCCACCTGGTTCGCTGGGCGACAGTCATGCTCGCCGAAGCCAGCTTCTGGGTGGCCAGGGTCTCAAGCGTCGCCGTTTCTTGGCATCGCAAGATCTGGCCCAATAGGCGGTCCAGCACTTCATGTTGACCGCTAGGGGCCCGCACCGGAAATGCTTCGAGCAGTCTCAGTCGTACGTCAAGGACCGAGTCGAGGTGCAGGTCATTTCGGGACATGTTGTCAAGGTCATTGAGGCCAGGGATGTAGGTCTCGCCTGCACGCAGCGCAGCAGCCGCGCACTGGAAAAGGACGTCGAAAACCAAATCGGGGTCTTGCCGGAGCCATCGGTCATGAATTTGGGAAGCAGCACTGTGCCCTAGCGGGCTTGGAATGCAGTAGCGAATGGCGAGGGCCTTGCGCTTGCGGGATTCGTCGCACTCGTCGACGAGACCGGGGTGTTGAGCGCCAAGCAGTTCAAGGCTGGCCAGCACTGGAAAGGCCAAAAATGAGTGCTTCGACTCAAAAGACCATGTGATCGTCTCGTGGGGCTCGGGAAGGTCGTCACGCCAGATGGCGTCTCGCAGTGCTGCCATTACAGCGTCGACGAGGTCGGGGTCTCCTCCTACGAACTCGCTGATGCGGCGACGGGGGAGTGCGTCTTGACTCACCTCAATGAATAGGGCGAAGTAGGCCTTGGCCAATACATTCAGAATGTGAGCCGGTAGCCGGTTATCTCGCAGTTCGTCTTCATGCGAACGCAGTAAGTCTGCCCAATCTGATTGTCGTTGACGCTTCTCCTGCTCGTACTCGGCTTTCCGATCCTGCATCTCCCGCTCAAATATGCTCAGCTCGTCGCTTGACGGTGGCGGGTTGCACAGTTCATCCAGTCGGTTGGCTAGCGCGTCGTGCCCGGTTACCCGCTCCTTCATGACATCAAGAGTCAGACCATGAGAGCTACTCTGCTGATGCAACGACAGATACGCCTGGTGCAAAAGTGCCAGCGAAATCGGCGGCTCAGAGCGTCCAAGCCGTACTGCCTCATCTAAGCACCACAGCCCAAAATCAGCGGGAGGGGCGCTCTCGCTTAGTGCGGTGCAATTCCAATACGACCTGAGGCTTTGCTCACCCTGCGAGTGTTGATGCCTGAGCCAGGTCAAATAGACGTCCTTTTGGGTGTCTGGTCGGGCTTGAAGCCACGCCTGGATGTTCTGCAGCGGTTCTGTAGACCGAAGGTGGTGCCTTAGCGAACGCGAATTGGTGGATAGCCAGCTGTATAGGCGGGCCGGCTCGATGTCGTCGCCCTGCTTCTCTAGGCCTCTAGAGAGAACTTGGATCGGTAAGGCGCCTACTACAGAGACGGTCTGACCGACTAGTGGGGGAGGGCCGGTCTCGTGCAGCGCGTCGAGCAATTCGCCCACCTGTTGATCTGAGCTCTCCTCAAGGAGGGTTTCTCTATGGAATTTCCAGAAGCGGCCACCGATGAAGTCCTTTTCGTTCGGAGAAGCCAGGAATTGCCAAATGCGGCTAGGTGCGAGATGTGCAGGATAGAGGTGTGAAAGCAGGGCTCCTCGGAGCTCGTCCAGAGGGTCAAGGTGAATACCGTCATGAGTCTCTTCCAGGAGACGCAGGAGTATCTGTGTCTGGGCTTTGACGGGAGAACTGAGGTGGAGGTAGGCGCCTAGGGCTGCGACCTTTAGGTCTGCTGGTCGTGAGGGGTCGACTAGGACGCCTTCTATGTCGGCGGTCAATTCACCTAGCGACTCCGATTCTGATTCGTCGGCCTCGCCAAGCACTTCAAGGACGAATCCAACGATCCGGTGATCGCTGGCGTCTGTGACCGGTTGGGCCAGCAGGTCCTTGATGACGGGAACCATGTCAGTCGAAGCGAGGGATCGGAATGCCTGAGCGGTGGATCCCTTGTACGAGCTGCCGCGATCGTCGGCCCTGTCGTGGCCGAAGAGTTGGCCCTGTTTGGCGAACTCGACCAGCGATTCCAGCAGATGCACCTTTTCGTCGGGGAGAAGGCCCTCGATGTCGCCATAGAGGCCCACGCCGACCGGGTCGGCCTTCGTCAGCAGCGGGCGCGCCTCACGGCTGTGAACCGCCAGCCAGGCCGACAGCCCGCGGAGCACAGTGACGACTCGCTTATCGCTGGGGCTGGTCATCAGCGACATCGCTCTGCTCGCCGGAAGGCCATCTCTGGTCAGCTTGGCCAGGTAGCGACCCCCCAAGAACTCTGCGACGTGTCTATGAACCGGTCTGACTCTCCGTTCGTCTGCACCGCTGAACAACCTTGTGCCAAGGGCTCGCTTCAGGCTGCTGCGGGACAGTTGGTCTGGCGGTTCCTGTAGGTCGTCGACGGAGGGGAACATGGCGTCGTCGAGAAGGGGGGTTAAGGAGTACCCCTCGGTGCCGGCAAGCAACTGCAATGCACACAGGTAGCCAGCAGCATCCATAGCGACATCCGACGGCATGTGATCAGCTCTCTCCAGGTGATCCTCGTTTTGCCCAGCCGCCATCTTGTGGCAGGCCAACTCGAAGGTCTCCTGTCTGCTATTGGGCCACACACCACCCTGACCCACCGCTTGGGCGAGCAATGTCAGCGTCTGCGGGTTGCGCAACACCGCACCCAGACCCCGCTCTCTGGCCTTGTTGATGAACTCTCGGGCGTCTCGGGAGCCGTCAAGTGAGTTCAACAGGGCGATGATCGCGTCGTCATCGAGGGGGTCGAGCCGCAGCACCATGATCTGCGAATCAGGTGAAACGGTGGCTAGGTTCTGGCGGTCGTTGGTGCCCAGCCAGTCGGCCTCTCGACAGGAAAGACGGAAGTTGGGCCTTCCTAGCATTTCGAGCTTGGTGATGATTTGGTCCATCGGGGTCAGGGAGTCGGTTGTTCCAGCCCGCATCTCGTCTAAGCCGTCGATGAACAGGACCATGTTTCGCCAGTCGGGATGGGAGCCCACATCGGATCGGGCGAATTGGCGAGCACTCAAGTAAACGGCAGCACTGCCGAGCGCCACCGATTCCTGGTGAAGCTCAGTGGTTTTTCCCGACCCGGCATCGCCCAGAAGGACCAACGCCTGAGACTGCTTGAAAGCACTGAGCGGCTTGGGCTCGCTGAGAATGATGCTTGGGTCCCGGTCTGTGGCCAACTCGGTGCAGGTGCGGGCAACCGGGCTGCTCATGTCGCCTCGAACCAGTGGTCGGCGGGTTCGGACAGGAATTCGTGGAGGGGAACGCCGGTGTCGCCGACAACGACGGTTGCCCGGGGCTGGAACCGTCGCTCGAACTCCATGAGACCCTGGTGGCTAGTCGGAGTCTGGCCGCTCTTGACCTCGATTCCCACCGTGTGCGGGCCCTTTTGGAGGACGAAGTCGACTTCGTGGTTGCCGTCTCTCCAGTACTTGACCATGGTGTTCGGTGAGGCCGTATTGACCAGGTGCGCCCCAACTGCGCTCTCTACCAGGCGGCCCCAAAACGTGCGGTCGGTTCGGGCCTGTTCGAGGGAGTAGCCGGAGGCGGCCGACATCAGCGCGGTGTTGAGCACATTCAGCTTCGGTATCGATGCCCTCGCTGATATCGGACGCTCGGTGTGCTTGGAAAGACCGGTGAGCAAACCCGCCTGGGAGAGCAAGTCCAGATACCTCGTCAAGGTGGTGGTGTTGCCGGCATCTTGCAAGTGCCCGAGCATCTTGTTGAACGACAAGATCTGGCCGGAATACTGCGCTCCGACCTCGAAGAGCCGCTTGAGCAAGGCAGGCTTATCGACCCTGGTCATCGAAAGCACATCACGCTCGATGTTCGGGTCGACTAGGGCGCCGCGGATGTAGGCGCTCCACCGCTCCTGATCTGGGGATAGGGGAGCAGCCCCCGGATAACCGCCGAAGTAGACGTACTCGTCGAGGCTGAATCCAAAGGCTTCGGCCATCTCAAGGTATGACCAGTGAGTGACGTGGATTGGCTCGAACCGGCCAGCCAGGCTCTCATTCAATCCGGACTGCATCAGCAGCGGGGCCGAACCGAGAACGACTACATGCAGGGGGCAGCCGCTGGCCCGGTCGTCATCCCAGAGCCCCTTGACCACTTCCGACCACTGTTCAATCTTCTGGATCTCGTCGAGGACCAAGACGAATCCCTGCGGCGAGGTCCAGGCTTGGTGCTGACTGCGTTCCCAGACCTCTACCAGCCATCGAGCATCTCGCCGAACAGGGGCGAATTCTGCGAAGTCGACCTCGGGGGAGTTTGGCGATGGCTCTACACCGGGCCCAGCGGCGTCTATAGCCTCGTAGCGGTGCTCCAATTCAGTGTGAGAGAGCTTGGCGCGTTGCCGTGGTCTTTCCGGTCTGACGGGGGCCGAAGATCGCGATGAGCCGCTGTGGAGACTCCGACAAACGGCTGACAATCGTGTCGACCTGCGAACGCCTAAATTCGACCATATCCGCAGTATACCAAGTCAATTACGCTATTGAGTAAAATTACTCAATAGTGTAATCACAGTGGATCTGGGGGGAATCGAAGAATACACAAACCCGCAGGTCCAAGGGGCAAGGTGGGTGGGACTGTTGGTCTGCCCCACATTCCGCCCCACATGGATGTGCCAGCTAAGCCGTCTTGGTTCGCGGCGAGTCGCTGTTTCCGTCAATTGAGTAGGATTTCGGATTCGTGGATGACTTTCTCTTGGACCGAGACCCCACTACGTGGTCAGCGCCAGCAGGGTTTCCGTCGTCGCTGATTCCGGCGGGGGTGTTCGTCCAGGATGCTCCGAACGGGTTGGAAGTGGCGTTGGTTCGGGCGGCAGCCAAGCCGCGGGCTGCTGATCTGCGCGAGGGGTGGTCGAGGCGTCGGGCGGGGCGGGCCAGCCCGGTGCTGCTGGTGGCGTCCTATCCCACTGCCGAGGGCCAGCGAGTATCGTTGTGCGGGCCGGTGGGGGAGCCGCCAGTGGTTCACCACGACATTGAGGTGTCGCAAGCCGAGCGTCTGGCGGAGGTTGCGCTGAGCGAGCCCAGCCACCATGCCGCTTCCCGTTTCCTTTTGGCGGCCATGCCCGAGTTGGAGTCCCCGTTCCCGGGGCTGCGCAATGTGGGGCTGTTGGCAACCCAGGAGCTCAAGGACGGTGTGCCCGAGCGAAGGGATTGGCCCGAGGCAACCCAGAGGGCTCTGCCGCTGTTGGGCCGTCGGGGCCGCCGCTTGGTGGAGGGGCTGGGTTTTCACATCCAGACGCTGGCCACCAACGCCTCCATGCTCACCATCGGGGGCCTTAACCACGCCGTGGCCGTATTCTGTGATGAGGACGAGCCCTTCGAGGCGCCGTCGAGCCGGTTCGATAACACCTCTCCGGTGTCGCGGGCGCTGGCTCTGGCCGACCAGCATCGGGTGGACTGGGTGATCCTCACCCGGTCTTCGGAGATCCGCCTTTACGCGGCCCGAGCCGACACCGGCGTGGGCCGAAAGGGCCGGACCGAGACCTTCGTTGAGTTGAACCTGTCGCTGGTTCCCACTGAGTTGGCCGGCTACCTCCACCTTCTGTTCTCGGCTGAGGCTCTGGCCGACCACGGGACGCTTGATCAGATCCTCGTCCGGTCGGCGGATTTCGTGGCCGAATTGGCCGTGCGGCTGCGGGAACGGGTGTATCACCAGACGGTGCCAGCTTTGGCCCGGGCGGTGGCCACCCGGCTGTCCCATGATCGCCACGGCGAAGACCTGGGGGAGGGCGAACTGGCCGACGCCTATGAGCAGGTCATGGTGATCTTGTTCCGGCTGCTGTTTGTGGCCTATGCCGAGGACAAAGACCTGCTGCCCTATCGCACCAACGGCCGCTATGCCGACCATTCCCTGTCGCGCATCGCCCGACAGCTCGCCGAAGACCGGCGCCGGGGCCGCGCCGACTACGACGAGCGGGCCACCGACCTGTGGGACGACGTGTACCAGCTTTGGGATGCGGTGAACCACGGCAACCGCGACTGGGGCGTGCCCGCCTACAACGGCGGGCTGTTCTCTGCCGATCCCGCGGTGAGTCCGTCGGGGGCGGCCATCGCCGACATCAAGCTCACCAACGCCGAATTCGGCCCCGCCCTGGCCGCGGTGCTGGTGGACGAGGGCCCCGAGGGGCTGGGGCCGGTGGACTTCCGGTCGCTGTCGGTGAGGGAGTTCGGCACCATCTACGAGGGCCTGTTGGAGTCGAAACTGTCGGTGGCCCAAGACGACTTGGCGGTCAAGGCCATCAAGGGCAAAGAGCAGTACGTTCCCGCCACCGACTGCGACGAGGTGGAGGTGGTGGCCGGTGCGGTGTATTTCCACAACCGCTCCGGGGTGCGCAAGGCCACCGGCTCCTATTTCACCAAGCCCTTCGCCGTCGAGCATCTCTTGGACAACGCCCTGGAGCCGGCCCTCGACGACCACATCGCCCGGCTCGACGACCTTCGGGAGCAAGGTAACGACACCGCGCTGGCCGAGGCGTTCTTCGACTTCCGCTGCGCCGACATCGCCATGGGCTCAGCCCACTTCCTGGTGGCCGCCGTGGACCGCATCGAGCCGCGCCTGTCGGCCTGGCTCACCCTCCACCCCGTTCCCGCAGTCACCAAGGAGCTGAACCGACTGCGCGCCGCGGCCATAGAGGCCCTCGGTGATCTGGCCAACGGCATCGAGATCGAATTCGGCGCCCTGCTGCGCCGCCAAGTGGCCCGCCACTGCGTGTACGGGGTGGACAAGAACCGAGTGGCCGTCGAGCTGGCCCGCCTCGCCATCTGGGTCCACACCTTCGTTCCCGGCCTGCCCCTGTCGTTCCTCGACCACAACCTGGTCCAAGGCGACAGCCTGACTGGGGTGGCGTCGGTCGACGATGCGGCTGCCGCGGTAGCGCCGAAGGGCAGCCAGGCCGGGGCGTCGCTGTTCGTCCACCAGCTGGAGAGCTTGCTGGAGGGCTGTCAGGAGCCGTTGGCCCGGCTCGGGCGCCTCAACGACGCCGACAAGGCCGAGATCGAAGCGGCTCGCGCCGCCCATGCCCAAACCCTCGAAGCAGTCGCACCGGCCGTGGCGGTGTTCGATGTCGCCACCGCAGTGCGAGCCGGGGCCATAGAAGTTCACCGCGACTTCGACTTCAGCCCCGAGAAGATCGCCGCCTTGGCCGACGACCCCGCGGTGCGAGGCGCGGTGGAGCGCCTTGATCCCGTCCACTACCCCACGGTGTGGCCAGAGGTGTTTGCCCGGAGGGAGAGGAGCGGCTTCGACTGCCTGCTGGGCAATCCGCCCTGGGAGAAGGTGGTGGTGGACCGAGAGGTCTGGTGGGGGATGCACCTACCCGGAGTCCGGTCGCAACCGGTCGCCAAGCGGAGAGCCCGCATAGACGCCCTGGAGGCTAAGCGACCAGACTTGGCTGCAGAGTTCGACGTGGAAAAGGAGCGAGCCGAGGCCCTCAAACTGGTGCTGCGAGCCACGTTTCCAAGACTCGGACTCGGCCAAACCGACCTCTACAAGGCATTCTCTTGGGCTAACTACACCCTCTGCCGAGACGGGGGGAAGATCGGAATGGTATTGCCTCGCTCCGCGGTGTCGGACGCTGGCATGGCCAACTGGCGGACTGAGATCGTGGGAACTCGCAGTGGCGCTGAAATGCCGCGGGGGGGGGGGGGTCGGCCAGCCGACTGCGGATGTCGGTGGCCACGGTCATCAACCACAAGGGCTGGGTGTTCGAGGGAGTCCACAACTCCTACACGGTGGCGCTGGTGGTGGTCACCCGCTGCTCTCCGTCGTCACCTGCCTCAACACCAAGCAGTGGGCTTTCGACGGGGTCGACGGCCGCTACACCGTCGCCCTCATCGCCGCCTGCAAACTCAGTCCCCGGGCCGATCCCAGGGGGTGGCTTTGAGGGCGACCCCGACGAGCCCCATGTAGCCATCTATCCCGGCCCGGCCAACTCGCTTGCCCACTTCCACGAGCTAGTAGACGGCAAGCCCGAACCGATCCCGGTGTCTGAATTCACCCGGTGGTCGAACACCGCGGCCTTCCCACAAATCCCGAACCGCCCCGCCTTCCGAGTCTGGCGCAAGATCAAACAGCACCCCCGCTTCGACGGAACCGACTTGGCCGACTCCCCAGACGATCTCTCTCTCTCTCTCGGAGATCACGAAGTTGGAGGTTCCGACCAGTCCAGGGCGACTTCAACGCCACCACCGACCGACACCGATTCGTCAACGACGATGGCGCTTCCGCCCGGTCGCCGAACTCCACGCCACCCACGACCGGAGCGAGTTCGTGAACGACGATGGCGCTTCCGCCCGGTCCGAGAGCTCGATGCCACCGGAGATCGGAGCAAGTTCGTGAACGACGACGGCGTCTCCGCCCAGGAGCAGCGGCCATGAGCAAGGTTTGGCCTGTATATAAGGGCACATCGTTCGACTTGTGGTCTCCCGACACCGGTGTCTACTACGACAGCGCCGATGCCGAGAGCGTAGTTGCCCACCTGCAAGAGAAGCGGCTGTCGCAGCGACGTTCCCAGTCTTCGGCCTTTGCGGAATTGGAGGAAGAGGTTGTTGGCGACCCGGCGACGCTGCCATGTTGCCATCCCCGGATTGCCTTCAGGGACGTAACCAACCCGACCAATACGCGCGCCATTGTCACTGCCCTTGTCCCTGGTGAGAGGGTCATTGTGCATCAAGCGCCTTATCTGTTGCGTACCGCAGGCACGGCGGTTGACGAGGCTTATGTGCTTGGAGTGCTGTCCTCGATGCCGTGTGATTGGCAGGCTCGTCGAACGGTTGAGCTCCATATGACATTCGAGCAGATCGGTCAATTGTCCATTCCCGATCCCGGAATGGGGCATCCCGTTCGCGACCGCGTAGCTGAGATCGCTGCCCTGCTTGCCGCCCAAGATGACCGATTCACCGATTGGGCCGCCGAAGTAGGCGTGCCAGTCGGCACTGGGGGGGGGGGTCTTGGCTGCTAGCCGAATTGGACGCCTGTGTCGCCTACCTTTACGGCTTGGACGAAGACGACATTGCAGTCGTTTACGAGACATTCGGTCGACCGGGACAGTGGGATGAACGACGCGAGGCCGTCCTCGTCCATTTCCGGAGAATCGAGGAATTATGGAAGTGATGAACGAGTATCTGGATCTGGCTATGTGTGGCCGGTCTACAAGGGCACTTCGTTCAACATTTGGGTGCCTGACACCGGTGTCTACTACGACAGTGCAGATGCCGAGAGCATGATTGCCCATCTCCAAGAGAAGCGGCTGTCGCAGTGCCGTACCCAGTCTTCGGCCTTTGCAGAACTGGATGAAGAGGTTGTCGACAACGCGGCGACGCTTCCCTGCCGCCATCCCCGGATTACTTTCAGGGACGTAACAAGATCTACCGATTCACGCACGCTGATCGCCTCCCTCGTTCCTGGTGAGAGGGTGATTGTGCATCAGGCCCCCTATCTGTTGCGTACATCTGGCGGAGCAGTGGATGAGGCGTACCTGCTCGGAGTCTTGAGTTCTATGCCCTGTGACTGGCAATCCCGTCGAACCGTTGAGCTTCACATGACATTCGAGCAATTTGGCCTGCTGTCTGTTCCCGACCCCGGTG
This window harbors:
- a CDS encoding MarR family winged helix-turn-helix transcriptional regulator; this encodes MILETKDEKVDPVELPMLGDPSAAFGDCVSSLTKVISMAVNIEIERFGLRPDEFAVMQLFCHRSEWTATQLTERTDLGPSRISRLVEQLVNRRLLRRRRSSTDRRVVNLVLTDNGGEMIAAAHSRIISYQAALLKDVSEQELSGFFATARKVIQSYAEFDSADLK
- a CDS encoding DUF4143 domain-containing protein, which encodes MVEVWERSQHQAWTSPQGFVLVLDEIQKIEQWSEVVKGLWDDDRASGCPLHVVVLGSAPLLMQSGLNESLAGRFEPIHVTHWSYLEMAEAFGFSLDEYVYFGGYPGAAPLSPDQERWSAYIRGALVDPNIERDVLSMTRVDKPALLKRLFEVGAQYSGQILSFNKMLGHLQDAGNTTTLTRYLDLLSQAGLLTGLSKHTERPISARASIPKLNVLNTALMSAASGYSLEQARTDRTFWGRLVESAVGAHLVNTASPNTMVKYWRDGNHEVDFVLQKGPHTVGIEVKSGQTPTSHQGLMEFERRFQPRATVVVGDTGVPLHEFLSEPADHWFEAT
- a CDS encoding MarR family winged helix-turn-helix transcriptional regulator, giving the protein MHNDQPMTLQENVACLDAAVESGVLREARRHSLHENELAVLQLFAKQDEWSATQLLNHVDVDPSRMSRLVAKMVDNRLLRRRRSRSDRRVVFLTLSYRGSKLAEEISNQMEAHEAALLKGVDSRELASFRSTTEKIRNNFQKLQQSSDQ